Sequence from the Equus przewalskii isolate Varuska chromosome 11, EquPr2, whole genome shotgun sequence genome:
AGAGTTCCACAGGACCCCCTCCCGCACAGGTAGGAGGCTGCTCACTTAGGCCAGGGGGCACGACATGGAGACTCCCTCCCCTCCCGGGTGTGGCATCATGGGGGGTGTCCAGGAAGCGGACCACATCGCCCAGCTGGCCCTCCTCGTGTGTGTGCAAGATGGCCCTGACTGGGGGTCTCCTTGCCAGCACCCCCGCACATCGCCCCGGGCCCCAGGCCCTCTGCAATCCCCCCAGGCCTGGCTGCGGGAAGTAGGGTGCCTGGTGGGCTGGGGCGGGCCCCAGAGGAAGGAGCCGCTTGACTCAGAGTTACAGGAAGAGCGGGGCAGGCGGGGCGGCAAGAACCACCAACTGCCCGCCCGCCTGCGAGGGGTGGGTGCCTGGGTGGGGTTAGGGTTAGGAGAGGATGTGACTGCGAGGCCAGGAAGCTACGAGGAAAGCTCTGAATAAACGCACAAACAAAAGCCAGGTCCTCACCGTCCTTGGCCATGCGTCCCAGACAGCTGTGGTGCTTTGGACCGGGCTGGGGGCCCAGCTGAGCAGAGAGCTTGCTCCCAAGCACACGCCAATGACCTCAGTGACCGACATCCCCCCCAGGAGGAAAAAGCCGGAACCAGGTGACTTTGTGCCCTCCCACTCAGCCCCGCTGCTCCATGTGTGCCTGCATCCTCATCCTCTGACACCGTTCCCGCCTGAGGCCTGTCCTCGGAGTCTGGCCTGGCGCAGGGGAGGTCCACAGCATGTATgggatgtgtgtgcacacatgtgtgtgcctgtgagaGTGAGGGGTGATGGGAGGCTGAGTGTGCGCCACTGGCGGCCAAGGGTAGGTGTGAGGTGCactgtgtggggggtggggtgtgtgcaATGCTCATGGCTGTGCGCCCTGTGGGAACTGTTGCAAGTGTGTGCACTGTGTCCAGGTGTGTGGCCCACAAGAGTATTGGAGGTGTGgagagtgtgcatgtgtgcacatggaCCAAGATAGGAGTTTAGTGCAGGTGTGCAAAGAGAGAGGGCGGAGTGTGCAACAGAGACTGTGCAGGGTAGAGGTGTGCAGGGGGAGGACACCTGGCACCTGACCATGCAGTTGGGCCTTAACTTTCGGGAGGGTCGGGCTGCCTTTCCAGGGTAGGAGGTCTGAGCGTGCGGAGGTCAAGAGACCACTGCAGGAGTTGCCCTGGGACCTGCTGGGCTGGGGCACGTCCTTCTGGGCATGCTGAGCAGGGGTGTGAGCTGCCCAGTCCTCCGCAGCCCCTCAGTGGGCTAGCTCTCCTGCTTCAAGGGCTTTCCCAGGACTGCCCTCCACCCTGAAGGGCTTCTGGAGGGAACCTCCTTGGGAACGTGCCTGATGCTCCAATTCCTGAGGAAATTCCAGCCCCTGCAAAGCCTTAGGGGTCCAAAGGGCAGGGAAGACAGCCCGAGGGAGCCAGGGAGAGGGCCTCAGCTCAGTCCCCGCACTCGGCCCCAGTGTGTCCACTCAGCAGGGACGGAGCGGAGTAGGTGCTCCATGAGTACTGCTGGACCAACGGGGTGAACCTGGGCACCCGGGAGGAGTTGGCCTGGGGCCTGCTGCCAAGGAGGCTGTCAGTGAAGGCTCCGTGCTGGGGGCTTCCCACTCCCTCCTCTCAGCCAGCTCCCTTTTGTGTCAGGAGGCACATGTGGCTGCTGCCAATCTGGGCCAAAAGTGGTCCCAGACCCCGCATAGGAGAGAAGAGTCACCTGCCGGTGGGGTGGGGGCTTCCCTCGGAGCACTGGAAGGACAAGTGGACAAAGTCTCTGGGTTTGGAAATGACAAATGGGGGGCATGCGGGCACAGGACCCAGAAGGAGGGGTGCCCCGTGAGGCCTCTCGCAGCGGACTCGGCCCAGCCTGGCCTCCACGACCTTGCCTGGCCCAGGTGTTGTGTTCACGTGCACATGTGTGCCCGCGGGGCTGGGTCCAGAACAAAGTTTTACCATTGGGAGCGTGGCTCAGGGTCAGGCCGCCTGGCACTTGTGCCCCTCAagctcccagggcctggctgagTGCAGCCCACACTGTAGCACCCCTGTATGTGGCAGCCCTCTCCCCGGCGACAGCGGGAAAGAGGCCAACTCCTGGCGTCATGAGGGGTGCTGGGGGGGATGCACATCCACTGCCCCACCCTGGGCCATCACAGCTGCCCTGGGGCAGGTGGAAGTCTGTCCAtgtgcccctcccagccccctgggcTCTGTGAGGTAGTGCCCACTCTGGCCATGTGTAAGGTGCTGGAGTCTGGGTGTCCTGCTGGCATCTATGAGGACCCTGGTGCAGAGGTGGTGCTGTCTGTGGCCGAAGTTACACGTTAACTCACCCTGTTCTTGTTTAACTTGTTCCCTGGGAATGGCAGCAGCCTGCGACCCATCCTGGCACCCTGACTGACTGGTCACAAGGACAGAGAGTGAGTCCTGCCCAGCCCTTGGGATACCGGTTGGCTCGGCCAAGTTGCCCCGTGGAGCCTGGGGTGGCCCCCCGAGGAGGTCCCGGCCAGACCATGGCAGGTAGACGGGTCAGAGAGGGACGGCACgggccccactcccacccctgcccctcaggctggCTCCACGCTGCGATGCTGCCTGGGCTTTCTGCTCGGCCTCAAGCCAGGGGTACAAAGGCCTCTGCTCACCACTCCCATGGCCCACGGTCCTGACCCCAGGGTCAGGATGGCCCTGAGCCCTCTCCCACCCAAGGCCTCCAGGCCGGGCCCGTGGGGGTCAGTAAAGCTCAGGGGTACTGGGAGTGGGCGCTGGTGGGGGACATGGGGAGCGAGGTGGGTAGATGTGGGTTGCTGGGAACCACACTACCAAGATGATGGTGGTCATCTCTGATCCCCTGCTAGGGCTCATCACCCTGATTTAAAGGTGAAAGAGTTCAGCTGTCAGGGAGGTGGGAAGGCTTGCCTGGGGCCAGGAGAGGGTCCTGGAATCCCAGGCTCCCATCTCAGGCAGAAGAGCCCCCAAACCCACGGAGCCTGGCCCCTCACCTGGGTGAGCTTCACAGCAGTGGGCAACAGGCGCACAGGGGATGTGGGGGCCCATGTTCTGGGTGGACGAACAGCCAGATGGGCCCCGCTGGGCCGCATGAGTCAGCTCAGCTGTGACTAGCCACTGTCCTCCGTCCCAATGTCCTCTCAAGACCCAGCCACTGCTGGGGGAAGACGTGCCAAGCGCCAGGCTCTGTCCACCATAGGACTTGTGGATGCCATGGTGTGGCTACCAAGCAACCCACACCACTGGCCATCTTGTTTTTCCCTGGCCCGCAGTCTGTCTGTGGACAGTGGGAGCTCGGCATCCCAGGCACAGGTAACCCACTGGGTGCTCTCTCCGCAGGTGTCTGCGACAGGGCCCCTGACTTCCTCTCCCCGTCTGGAAACCAGGTCCtgtggcctgccctgggcagtGTGGTCACTCTGAACTGCACGGCCTGGGTGGTCTCTGGGCCCCACTGTCCCCTACCCTCAGTCCAGTGGCTGAAAGATGGGCTGGTGCTGGGCAATGAAAGCCACTACGACCTCCATGAGGACTCCTGGTAAGAGGCCGGAGTGTCCGGGGCCAGAGTGACCCCCCTGGACACACCCATGGCCAGTGGCCTCTCTGACCTACACCTGGTCTACAACTACCTGGACTTGCGCTGGGGAGTGACTGCCCAGACATGACATGACAGAGTGCCACTCTGGACGCAGACTGAAAGTCAGTGACCGCAGGGACTGATGGCCCTGTAAACACTCACTCTGTAGACCACCCAGGGCTACAGGTGCCAGCAGAGGGCCTGAACGAGGCACTGGCCGCCGGGCCAAACCTGGGATCAGAGGACCCTAGGACCCAGACCCAGGGTTAGGGTGATCGTCCCCAAACACATCCACACTCCTCCAGGTCCTGGCCACTTCTCATAGCTTAAGGCCCAAGGGCTGCCCAGGAAGTCCAAATCCACAGCTTCCCTGGGTGAGCCCCAGACAGGTGGGGCTCTGGGGTGCCCACTGATGCTCTTGGGCCCCAGGTGAGAAGGTGTGGCCTGGTCTCCCCAGGATCAAGTCCAACTTGTCAGAGGTGCTTGCGTCCAGTGTCCTGGGGATCAACCTGACCAGTACTGACGACTATGGGGCCTTCACCTGCTCCATCCAGAAcgccagctcctcctccttcactcTTCGTAGAGCTGGTGAGGGGCACACTGGgtcaagggcaggagggaggcctAGGGGCACCTGGGGAGCGTAGAGGCTGGGGAATGCAGTGGCTCAGTCTGCAGCTCTGTCCCCAGGCTCAGCAGGCCACGTGGCCGCGGTGCTGGCCTCTCTCCTGGTCCTGCTGGCCCTGCTGCTGGCAGCGCTGCTGTACGTCAAGTGTCGGCTCAATGTGCTGCTCTGGTACCAGGATGCGTACGGCGAGGTGGAGATGAACGGTGAGTGGGGGATGGACGGACGGGAGCTCTGGGGGAGTGTGGGGGGGGGGCGCGGGGTGACCCGGCGAGGGAGGGGCGAGCATGGTCCAGAAAAGGGGCCAGGTCGGCATGAGGGCGGCGGCCGGGATCCGGCCCGCGGGCTCCTCTCGGAATCCCGCGCTGGGGAAGGCTTAGGCGCGGCCGGTGGCGGGACCCGCGGGGGCGGTGTCTGGGGGGCGGGCCTGCGCCCTGACCGCGGGGAGACAGTGGGGAACCCGGGACAGGAGAGTGGCCGCGCTGACCCGCCGCCGTCCGCAGACGGGAAGCTCTACGATGCCTACGTCTCCTACAGCGACAGCCCCGAGGACAGGAAGTTCGTGAACTTCATCCTGAAGCCGCAGCTGGAGCGGCGCCGGGGTTACAAGCTCTTCCTGGACGACCGCGACCTCCTGCCGCACGCCGGTACCgcggcgccccgccccgcccgggcTCCACCCCGTCCctgcccgcgccccgccccccagGCGCCCCGACCTGGTCCCGCCCTACTTCTCCTAGGAGCCCCGCCCCACTCTGGTCCCGGGCCCCGCCCCTTAGGGCCCGGCTCCCGGCCCAGCCCCGCCGACGCCCGGTCCCCGCAGAGCCCTCGGCCGACCTGCTGGTGAACCTGAGCCGCTGCCGCCGCCTGGTCGTAGTGCTGTCGGACGCCTTCCTGCGCCGCGCCTGGTGCAGCCACAGCTTCCGGTGGGTTCCGTGCGGGGCGGGGGTGAGTCCCGGCCGCGCCCGGCCTGACGGTGCCGCCCCGCAGGGAGGGCCTGTGCCGGCTGCTGGAGCTCACGCGCCGACCCATCTTCATCACGTTCGAGGGCCCGCGGCGCGACCCCGCGCACCCCGCGCTGCGCCTGCTGCGCCAGCACCGCCACCTGGTGACCCTGCTGCTCTGGAGGCCCGGCTCCGTGGTGCGGGGGCGGGCTTGTGGGGGACCCCCCAAGGGAAGCTGGTGCGGGGGGCTTTGTGCGTGGGACCCCGTGGGCGGGGGCTCCGTGCCTGGTGCCCCAGGAGGGGCCTCTTCAAGGTCCTGGAGCCGGTGAGCGCGATGCATGGTGTGTCCTTTGGGGCTGGATGCCGGGGGCTTCCAGCGTTCGCACCCCTCTATGTGCTCACACGCCAACCgccccaccctggcccccagACGCCTTCCTCCGACTTTTGGAAAGAGCTGCAGCTGGCGCTGCCACGAAAGGTGCAGTACCGAACGACGGAGGGAGATCCCCAGACCCGGCTGCAGGATGATAAGGACCCCATGTTGATCGTGCGAGGCCGCGTCCCGGAGGGTCGGACCCTGGACCCGGACCTGGACCCCGACCCCGAGGGGGACCTGGGTATGCCCACCcggccccaccccccaccctgagAAGCTCGGCCTGCCGTGGAGGGAGGCTGCGCAGGGTTGAGGAGCCCAGAAAGGGACCCAAGTGTCGGGGACTCCTCTCTGCAGCCCGTGGATGGGCCTGATCTCTCACCACCCCTCACTGCCTTTCCCGGAGGCACTCGGGCCCAAGGCCTGGCTGGGAACCTCCAGGATCTCAATGCCACCTTGAGGAGGGTGAGCAGGGAGTGACCCCCAGGCAGGGGGTCCTGGCAGAGGGCAGGCTGTGGGCAGCCCAGCCTCAGGCCTGGtggtgccccctccccaggtgtCCGAGGGcccatctttggggagccatcaGCTCCACCGCAGGCAAGTGGGGTCTCACTTGGAGAGGCCCGGGGCAGTGAGGTGGACATCTCGGACCTCGGCTCCCGCAACTACAGCGCCCGCACGGACTTCTACTGCCTGGTGTCCGAGGATGACGTGTAGTCCCTACCTGCTGGAGCCGCAGGATCGCCAGAGACAGCTGGGGGCCGGGGTGGGTGGGTCTTTTCTCCACTCAGCAGGATCATGACCAGCCTGCCTGCAACTCTGGGACCCTCAGGGACAAGGGgtgtcccctgccctcctccttgtGCCAGAAATAAAGTCCTTTTGGGtcctgcctgggcctcagcctctcctctccttctctgggcTGGGCACCCATCACTCCCATCTCAGGCTCTCCTCATGGCCACCTGGTCACCAGATCTGGTCATCCTCTGAAACTcaccctctctccatccccctccATCCTTAGCCAGCTCAGGTGTGTCTCTGGCAGTAGCCTTCTCAGGCCTCCCAGCTTGGGGGCCCCTGTTCCCAGCCTGACTCTCACCCAGATACATCCAGGGGTGAGGCCCTTTAGAGACTTCAAGTTCTGAGCTTTATAGAAGAAGCCTTTTGTTGTAAAAATATCAGTGGGAGCTTCACAACCAAATGGCCTGGCTAGGTGAGCTGGTGGAGGGATCCCAGCGTCTACTGGACCTCATGCCTCAGATGGACAGCATGAGAGTCACTGGTCAGGGCACCCCCAGGCCcaggggagcagggcagaggaggTGTTGGGTGCGTTTGCCGCATGAGCAAAGCCTAGCATggcagcagcagagccaggagtaGTCACTCTGTGCACGAGGTCCCCAGCTTTGCTGGGTCTGTGCCTCAGTTGACATCAGGGCTCCCTCTGCTGTCTGTCCCACGTCCTCCACTCTGTTAGCCAGCTCTTCCCCTGCTGgacactccctcctccctcttctgggTCCCCTGACCTGGAGAGGCCCGTGTGTGggcctgggggggtggggggtgactCTCCGCAGGGGCAGACATGGTGTGCTTGGGGACGCTGGGTTGGACCTTGAGGTCAAGCCAGCTGAAGAAGCATGCAAGGCCATGGCTGCTGTGTTCACGGCCACCTTTATTCCCAGTGCTGGCTGTCCCGAGGCACTGCCGGGCCACGGCCAGCCCCAACTTTGCCAGTGTGACTTGGTCACCCCCCATGCACCAGAGTAGCCTCAAGCCCTGCCCTACCCCCTGCCCTGCAGAAGCCAAATCCCCAGCCACAGCCCCCGTCCCCTCCCTGATGGCCCAGGCCCTTCAGAGTTGCACACGGGGGTCCAGAGAGGGGCCCCTGAGCCATCAGCCTTCTCCTCCAGGCCAGCCGGTGAGCAGTGCAGAGCTGAGCCTGTCCCTTGGAGGCTGGGCCTCATCACATCCTCCTCCTCTGAGAAGGCCTCGCCTATGGGCCCAGGAAGTCCTCCTTTCGATAGCCCTTCTGCAGTGGAGAGGGGGCCCAGAGTTAGGGCCCACGCCTGCCCGCCTGGCCCTGCTTGTCCCCGCGTCCCGCCCTCTGCCGTGTGCTGGGCATgggcccctctctctgggtcccagctctcctttctcttgtctctGTGTCTCCCCTGATGCCGCCCTTTGCCCACGTCCCTCACCTGTGCCTGCCCCAGGCTCCCAAAACATACCGCCCGGAAGTCCCGGTGGAGCTTGCTGTACTGCCACAGATTGGCCAAGAGGCTGGAGGCGGCCCGGGAGGACTTCTCGCTGTCAGGGCTGGGGGAAGCGGGGGAGCAGAGGTCAGCAGGGTGACAggcacagccagaggcagggggtcTGGGGCCCCCGCTGTCCTGGGGTCAGGGCCTTCACCTGTCCCGCTTCTTCTTGATGAAGACCAGCTTGCGGAGCCCGTCGAAGTAGAGCAGGTCTCGGGCGGCGATGGGACTGGCCACCACCAGGTTGTTGAGCACGGCTATGATGTTGACCAGCACGTCGGCTGGGGGGGCCTTCTCACCCACGCTGCCCGGCAGCTTCTCGATCAGGTGACTCACCACCTTAgtggctgtgggaggcagggaggtcagtctccagccccacccccagccacctcAGCACCTTCGGTCCCCTGGCAGCTGGCCTGCCTGCCCATCCACCAGCTCCAGCTTGCCAGAAGCCAGTCCCACTGTCAGTAAAGACAGAGTCTAGGTGTGCACCCAGCCAGGCAGGGTGAGGGCGGAACCCAGGCTGCGAGACAGCCTGACTCACACATCTCGTCCTTGTTCCTGGCATTCCGAGACAGGTTTCGGATCAGGCCGGTCAGGGAGCGCAGCTGGTGGTGGTCCGCTGTCCGAACCCGGTCCAGCAGTGGGTTTAGGATACGCTCCTGCTCCAGAGCCAGGCGGCTCAGCACACCTGCCcactgcagggggtggggggatgaaAGCAGGTGAAGGCCGCCCAGCCAGCCCATGACCAGCACtgcaggctggcccctgtctctCGAGCCTCGTGTACCCTGGGGATCCTGCGCTGGACTAGCTTCTCTGTCTCACCTGCTCGGTGCACCGTTTCCTCAGGGCCGTTCTTGCTTCTGCCTTCGCACCCCAGCCAGGAGCCTCACCAAGTGTGACTCCAGCCTGGTCCCTCCTGGCTCAGACCTCCCAGGCACCTCCCCTAAAACCCTGCACAGAACCTAAATCCTCACGGCCCTGCAATGTGCCCATCAGGGATGCCGACCTCATGTTGCTTGCTGCGTtcacctccctcctgccctgcccaggcGCCGTGTCTCCTTTCGTCTCTCACTCTGGTGTCCTGGCTCATCCACCTGTCTTCATGCCCTGCTGTCTGTCTCCCACAGAGGGTAAACTAGGGAGCAAGCTCCCGTCCCCTGTGCGCCCTCATGTCCCCAACGTGTGGCCAGGTGTAGGTCCCATCAGACCGGGGCAAGTGCTGCGTGGTCCCCAGGATGCCTGTGGGACATCCGCAGAGGGATGCTCACCCTGCGGTCACCCGCGGTGATGTTCTGCAGCGCCCCGGCGGCCGCCTCTGTTGTGTGCCGGTTCAGCTCACAGCGCTGCAGCAGCCGGTTGTACAGGCCCACGATCTGGGGGCTCCACAGCCACTCGAGGCCCTTGGGGTCCTTGGACACCTCGGCAAAGGTGAGCGCGTCGGCCGTGAGGGGCAGCTGGGCAGGAGAGCGTGGAGGGTCAGCTGGGGTCAGGCCGGGGCCCCTGCTCCCGCCCGCCCAGGCCCGCGCCCACCTCTCGGAGCCGCCGGCTCTGCGGCGTAAAGCAGCCGACCACCTCGCCAGGTGGCGCCCCAGCCATGTCCCTGCGGCCCCGGCCCTCGAGCCGCTGCAGGGCGGACGGCGGCATCTCGTCGTACAGGCGGTAGGACAGATTCCTGAGCACGCACACTGCGTTCTCCACACTCTGCAGAGAGCGGACGGCGGTCAGAGCAGGCTGGAAACCCCGGGGCCCCCTCAGCACTGGCTGCCCCTCACCTTGTCCTCGCACTTGCCCACGTCCAGGGCATGGTTGATGTAGGTGACCAGGGCGTCCACCAGCCCGTGGCACTCACGCATCTTCTGGCGAGTGGTCTGGGAGGCTGAGCTGAGGTTCCTGTGGGTGGAGTCAGATCAGAGACCCCACAGGGACCCCTCCCCCAAGCAGAGCCCATCCCCACAGGGACCCCACCCCTGCTGCAGAGCCCACCCCTACAGGGACCTCGGGCAGAGCAACCCCCACAAAGAGACCCAAACCCAAGGGCTGCGATCCTGAGCCCCAATCTCCTCCTTCCCCAATTTGGTCCTTGCCCCTCTGCACCTCCTGCTCCTGGTCCCTGCTGGACACTGCTGGCCCTGGTGCCTCTGCACGCCCATCCCCCATCCACTCCCCGAGTGTCCAGAGTGGGGTTATGAATGTCTGACCAAGTGCCTGATTTAACGAAACTCGAGCCTGCGGCCCCCAGAGTCTGCTGACGTCTAATACCTGCTGGCCTGTCCCACTCCCGTGTCACCACCTATGCCTTGCCCGGTCTGTccactcctcccagcccctctggtGGCTCTGCCTTATCATGAGACCTCGGATTCGAACACCCCTTCTCCgggcctcccctgccccctcccaggtaTCCAGCTCTTTCCCCACGGCCACCATCTCGGCCTCTCCCAGCTGACTGCCCCCTGCTTGGCGCACCTGAGGAAGCCCGTGGCATTGTAGAAGATCTCAGCCTCGGAGGCATTCTGCTGGATGAGGGGTGGTCCCCCGGCCCCTGAGAGGGGGCTCAGCACCAGGTCCGTGAGCTGCTCCAGCGTGTCCCGGGCCAGGCGGTCCTTCAGGTTGTCACTGGAGGACAGGTTCCACAGGATccctggggcaggtgggcagaggcaggggtcAGGGACCGCCCTCTGGCCCCTCTGGCTCTTGCAGGGAGGGTAGGGGGAGGCTCCTGACCTCTCCCAGGGCCCCGCTGGGGGGAGCCTGAGTGACCCGCAGGGTCACAGGGCTGCACCGGAGCAGAGGGACAACGCTGGGGGCCGCCACAGAGACATGGAACAAGAACAGTCACAGGCACCCACGAAAGAGATGGGCCTGGGGCAAGGACAgggacagagagcagagagggacagaggcagagggaggaacgATGCTAGTGCAGGGCCCGGCCACCTGTGACGTTCTTGCGCAGCTCGTCGTCCTGCTCACGCAGCGTCCGCAGCAGCTCGAAGATGCCGTTCTCCTCCACCAGTGCCAGCTTGTTGTCCGCATTATCGTAGATGAGGTTGCGCATGGCGCCTGTGGCGTGGCGCTGCACCTCCTGGTTGGCGTGGTTGAAGAGCTTCACCAGCCGAGGCACAGCCTGGAGGCTGCGGGCCTGCAGGCACAGGCGCACAGGGGTTAGCACAGGTGTGCGCGCTAGATAGGTGTGTGTAGATGTATGCAAGTATATGAAGGTGTATAGAGATGATGCAGACGTGTGGAGGGGTGTGCAGCTGGGTGCACATGTATGCAGGTGTGTGCACatctgtgcatgtgtatgcagGTGTGTGCAGAAGTGTGCTGGTATATTCAGAGGTGGACAGGTGTACACAGGTGTGTGCAGAGGTGTTCAGAGGTGGACAGTGTGCAGGTGTGTGCAGAGGTGTGCAGGTGTATTCAGAGGTGGACAGTGTGTGCAGGTGTAtgcagatatgtgtatatatcactCCCTCTTGCCCCTCCCCTGCTGAGGCGGCTCTGGGCAGGATGGGGTCTGCCCAGTCAGCTTGGGGATCAGTGAGGGGTGGTCAGGGACCAGAGGTCAGTGAGACTTGGGGGGGCCAAGGAGGGCGGTCAGCAGGGGTGTTCATGGGCCAGCAGGGGCGGTCACCTGCTTCTTGGCCGCTGCATCGCTGTAGCACTTATGCTGGATGTAGGCGGCTCCCAGCACCTGCAGGTTGGGGTCTGAGGCCATGAGGTACTTGACTGCTGAGGGCAGGTCAATGTCGTCAAAACTGCACAGACAGGGGCTGAGGGTAAGGCTGAACTGGGGATGGACCAGGTCCACAGTGCAGCCCCCTCCCTGAGCCAGGCCCAGCTCACCCGCTGCTGAGCCTCTGCAGAGCGCGGTGGCTGCCATAGCTGTCCAGCCcacgcatgtccggcaggtgaccAGAGTCGGCCAGGCTGAGGCTGCGCACGGATGGAGCTCGGGCCACGGGCTCCAGGACACCTCCTGGCACCGCCCCGGCCCCCCCACGGCTGCGGTGGCTGCTCTGGAATCGTTGCAGAGTCCGCATGGCAGGGGCACGGATGGTCCGGCTGGGCGGCCCCTCGGCGGCCTCTGGCCAGTCCAGGCCCCCTGCTCGGCTGGAACTGGAGCTGGCCTGGCGCTCATAGGCAAAGGCTCTGTAGGCGGAGGCAGCCGAGGGCTCCAGCTGCTCGGACACCACGCTGTAGCGGTCGTCCAggcccccggcccccagcctcAGTGAGCGCAGGGACAGGGTGTCATAGTCCACCCGGCTCCCCCCTCCACCATGCTCATGGAAGGACACGGGCCGGGCAGGCATGGGCACAGCGGTTGGGGCTCCCCTGTACCCGACAGCCCCAAAGGCACTGCCCCCGTTGTGGGCAGAACTCAGCCTCCTACTGGAGCTCAGGTCCACGGCCGAGCGGGAGGACCAGGAGGCAGGGCTGTAGGCTGGCTTGGCGATGGGCCTGAAAGTCTgcggggtgggaaggggagggcagtGATGGGGTGCCGGGGGCTCACCTGGCACCCATCCCCTCTCCCTGACCCCagagcccccagcctcccccacgtAACTACAGAGCCCAGACTCTCCCCGGGCTGGAGAGGGTGTCACTCACCGAGGTGCTGTCCCCACTTAGGCCTTGGGAGCGGGAGCTGAAGCCAGCCTGCAGGGTGTGGTACTGGCCCCGAGATGTGCCTGTGGGCAGGGACACTGGTAGCCTGGTGGGCCAGATGGCAAAGTGCTGGCCTCCCCATTCCCTTCTATGACCCTGGGAcccagggcaggaggccaggtGGACTGCAGGTCCAGTGCCGTGGCCCCTGGTCTGTCTGTCACCTCGTCTCATCTCCTGTGACATCTGCCCTGGTCTTCCGTCTCccacagccccctgcccctcagcTGTGCTGGGGGACAGACGCGCTCATCCCACTGACCTCCTGGCTGCCTAGAGAATGTACCAGGGACTCCATCCTCCCTCCAGTCCCTGCCAGGGCCCAACAcctggccccctcctccaggaagccacacTGACCTCCTGTAAGCCCGTCCTGTGCTGTGGTCACACGAGAGTGACGCTGCACTCACCAAGAACTCACAGTCTCCCTGGACCAGTCTGCCCTGAGGGGCAGCTCCCTGTCCCACCTGGCAGAACCACACCCACCCCATCCAGCCACACAAACTGAGGGCACCGGCGCCAGCCTGGCTCCGTGATGATGGACAgacaggtgggtgggtggagggtggagagacaggaaggggtgggaggctggggggaTCATTGGaaagatgggtgggtggatagtcAGACAGGTAGGTGAAGGGAGACCTGagctgggaggatggagggacaggaggatggagggaagaatggaaggacgggaggagggatggaaggatggagggacaGGAGGAGGGTAAACAGACAACTGGATGAAAATGTGGGTGGATACAGAGTGGACCGACGGGTGGGTTGGGTGTGGTTGGTCAGATGGACTGATGGGTGAGGGGACAGACAGATGATGGGTGCTGGGTAAAGGCCAACGGAGACAGTACAGCGAATGAACGGGGGGCACCGGCTGATGCCAGGGGCTGGTCTGTGGATGGGGAGGCAGTGTCTGGGGGTCAGCCTCTGCCAGGGTCCCTGCTGGGGCCACACCTGCAGGGAGAAGAGTCACATCTCCCCAGAAGTCCGGGGCAGAGTGGCTTGGCTGAAAGGACCCAGTGGTGAAAGGAAGGGGGCCACAgcccctcctcaccctgccccaGACCCGCCCTGG
This genomic interval carries:
- the PKP3 gene encoding plakophilin-3 isoform X2, producing MQDGNFLLSALQPEAGVCSLALPSDLQLDRRGAEGPEAERLRAARVQEQVRARLLQLGQQPRHNGAADPEGVAEAARGTSRGQYHTLQAGFSSRSQGLSGDSTSTFRPIAKPAYSPASWSSRSAVDLSSSRRLSSAHNGGSAFGAVGYRGAPTAVPMPARPVSFHEHGGGGSRVDYDTLSLRSLRLGAGGLDDRYSVVSEQLEPSAASAYRAFAYERQASSSSSRAGGLDWPEAAEGPPSRTIRAPAMRTLQRFQSSHRSRGGAGAVPGGVLEPVARAPSVRSLSLADSGHLPDMRGLDSYGSHRALQRLSSGFDDIDLPSAVKYLMASDPNLQVLGAAYIQHKCYSDAAAKKQARSLQAVPRLVKLFNHANQEVQRHATGAMRNLIYDNADNKLALVEENGIFELLRTLREQDDELRKNVTGILWNLSSSDNLKDRLARDTLEQLTDLVLSPLSGAGGPPLIQQNASEAEIFYNATGFLRNLSSASQTTRQKMRECHGLVDALVTYINHALDVGKCEDKSVENAVCVLRNLSYRLYDEMPPSALQRLEGRGRRDMAGAPPGEVVGCFTPQSRRLRELPLTADALTFAEVSKDPKGLEWLWSPQIVGLYNRLLQRCELNRHTTEAAAGALQNITAGDRRWAGVLSRLALEQERILNPLLDRVRTADHHQLRSLTGLIRNLSRNARNKDEMSTKVVSHLIEKLPGSVGEKAPPADVLVNIIAVLNNLVVASPIAARDLLYFDGLRKLVFIKKKRDSPDSEKSSRAASSLLANLWQYSKLHRDFRAKGYRKEDFLGP
- the PKP3 gene encoding plakophilin-3 isoform X1, giving the protein MEPGPATVGAGMSHGTSRFRSTSRPEAGVCSLALPSDLQLDRRGAEGPEAERLRAARVQEQVRARLLQLGQQPRHNGAADPEGVAEAARGTSRGQYHTLQAGFSSRSQGLSGDSTSTFRPIAKPAYSPASWSSRSAVDLSSSRRLSSAHNGGSAFGAVGYRGAPTAVPMPARPVSFHEHGGGGSRVDYDTLSLRSLRLGAGGLDDRYSVVSEQLEPSAASAYRAFAYERQASSSSSRAGGLDWPEAAEGPPSRTIRAPAMRTLQRFQSSHRSRGGAGAVPGGVLEPVARAPSVRSLSLADSGHLPDMRGLDSYGSHRALQRLSSGFDDIDLPSAVKYLMASDPNLQVLGAAYIQHKCYSDAAAKKQARSLQAVPRLVKLFNHANQEVQRHATGAMRNLIYDNADNKLALVEENGIFELLRTLREQDDELRKNVTGILWNLSSSDNLKDRLARDTLEQLTDLVLSPLSGAGGPPLIQQNASEAEIFYNATGFLRNLSSASQTTRQKMRECHGLVDALVTYINHALDVGKCEDKSVENAVCVLRNLSYRLYDEMPPSALQRLEGRGRRDMAGAPPGEVVGCFTPQSRRLRELPLTADALTFAEVSKDPKGLEWLWSPQIVGLYNRLLQRCELNRHTTEAAAGALQNITAGDRRWAGVLSRLALEQERILNPLLDRVRTADHHQLRSLTGLIRNLSRNARNKDEMSTKVVSHLIEKLPGSVGEKAPPADVLVNIIAVLNNLVVASPIAARDLLYFDGLRKLVFIKKKRDSPDSEKSSRAASSLLANLWQYSKLHRDFRAKGYRKEDFLGP